The following proteins come from a genomic window of Deltaproteobacteria bacterium RIFCSPHIGHO2_02_FULL_44_16:
- a CDS encoding cysteine--tRNA ligase — protein sequence MTLKIHNTLHRKKEEFIPLKKGKVGIYACGVTVYDSSHIGHGRAALTYDVVVRYLRYLDYEVTFVRNYTDVDDKIILRANKEGVSADDIAQRYIDEYERDMKALGIDTETKKPKATKHIKEMTAMIETLIKKKMAYAVESNVFFSVRAFPSYGKLSNRNIEELESGARVEIDEQKRDPLDFALWKKAKPGEPSWKSPWGEGRPGWHIECSAMSTKYLGETFDIHGGGRDLIFPHHENEIAQSEGAHGKEFARYWMHNGLITLNDQKMSKSLGNVANISELLKRYHPEVLRLFMFSNHYRSPLDYSEQAMSEAKTALDRFYETVSRVSSAGADEDHRSCPLSNSTHQSKLLERLSSFENDFQSAMNDDFNTAAVVGNVFEIVRLTNKMLDENESRGERRSPGRVPHAPTELIDGFHQMQKLLGNVLGFFGSDPKKYREQSDVLAMTQLHIDPKEIERLLEERRLARHQKNFQRSDEIRDQLQKMGVELKDRPNGTTEWKTQG from the coding sequence ATGACTCTTAAAATTCACAATACCCTTCATCGCAAAAAAGAGGAATTTATTCCTCTCAAAAAAGGAAAAGTTGGTATCTATGCTTGCGGTGTGACGGTCTACGATTCAAGCCACATCGGCCATGGCCGGGCGGCGCTGACCTATGATGTTGTTGTGCGATACTTACGTTATCTCGATTATGAGGTGACCTTTGTTCGCAACTATACCGATGTGGATGACAAGATTATTCTTCGCGCCAACAAAGAAGGTGTCAGCGCAGATGATATTGCCCAGCGTTATATCGACGAATATGAACGGGATATGAAAGCGCTTGGTATCGACACAGAAACAAAAAAACCGAAAGCGACAAAGCATATCAAAGAGATGACTGCGATGATTGAAACGCTGATCAAAAAGAAAATGGCGTATGCAGTTGAGAGTAATGTTTTCTTTTCGGTGCGCGCCTTTCCTTCATACGGAAAACTTTCCAATCGCAACATCGAAGAACTCGAAAGCGGAGCGCGTGTTGAGATCGATGAACAAAAACGAGATCCTTTGGATTTTGCGTTATGGAAAAAAGCGAAGCCGGGAGAACCTTCGTGGAAAAGTCCATGGGGAGAGGGTCGTCCTGGGTGGCACATCGAATGTTCCGCGATGAGTACAAAATATTTAGGTGAAACCTTTGATATTCATGGCGGGGGTCGGGATCTCATTTTTCCGCATCATGAAAATGAAATTGCGCAGAGCGAAGGCGCTCACGGAAAAGAGTTTGCACGCTATTGGATGCACAATGGACTTATTACTCTCAATGATCAAAAGATGAGTAAGAGTCTTGGAAATGTTGCCAATATTTCCGAGTTGTTAAAACGATATCATCCTGAAGTGCTTCGTCTCTTTATGTTTTCCAATCACTATCGCTCGCCGCTTGATTATAGTGAGCAAGCGATGAGCGAAGCCAAAACAGCGCTTGATCGATTTTATGAAACAGTGTCGCGTGTTTCCTCAGCGGGTGCTGACGAGGACCATCGCAGCTGCCCGCTTTCAAATTCTACTCATCAATCAAAACTTTTGGAACGATTGAGCTCTTTTGAAAACGATTTTCAATCAGCAATGAACGATGACTTTAACACTGCAGCTGTTGTCGGAAATGTTTTCGAAATCGTGCGGCTTACAAATAAAATGCTCGATGAAAACGAAAGTAGGGGCGAACGGCGTTCGCCCGGGCGTGTGCCACACGCCCCTACAGAATTGATCGATGGTTTTCACCAAATGCAAAAACTTCTCGGCAATGTTCTCGGTTTTTTTGGTTCAGATCCAAAAAAATATCGCGAGCAAAGCGATGTGTTAGCAATGACTCAATTACACATTGATCCCAAAGAAATCGAACGACTTTTGGAAGAACGTAGGCTCGCGCGTCACCAAAAAAACTTTCAACGTTCCGATGAAATACGCGACCAACTCCAAAAAATGGGTGTTGAACTCAAAGACCGTCCTAATGGTACGACCGAGTGGAAAACGCAGGGGTAA
- a CDS encoding 2-C-methyl-D-erythritol 2,4-cyclodiphosphate synthase, which translates to MQFKIGMGYDIHKLIIGRPLKLGGIEIPFTKGPKAHSDGDVLLHALIDALLGATGKGDIGQHFPDTDAKWKDAKSTDMLVQVFKPIYEREWAVNNLDATILTEQPKLKKYIPAMREHLANILQMEKMDVNIKAGTNEECGEIGRGEAIAAQVVVLLELRPRSKHPFSIT; encoded by the coding sequence ATGCAATTTAAAATCGGTATGGGGTATGACATTCATAAGTTAATTATCGGACGACCACTGAAACTTGGCGGAATCGAAATTCCGTTCACGAAAGGGCCAAAGGCTCACTCTGATGGTGATGTTTTACTCCACGCGCTCATCGACGCGCTTCTTGGAGCAACGGGCAAAGGTGATATCGGTCAGCATTTCCCCGACACCGATGCAAAATGGAAAGATGCAAAGAGCACCGACATGCTCGTGCAAGTCTTCAAGCCAATTTACGAACGTGAATGGGCGGTGAATAATTTGGACGCAACAATTTTGACAGAACAACCAAAGTTGAAAAAATATATTCCTGCCATGCGCGAACATCTCGCAAACATTTTACAAATGGAAAAAATGGATGTGAATATCAAGGCAGGGACAAACGAAGAATGCGGTGAAATCGGTCGCGGCGAAGCGATTGCCGCGCAAGTAGTCGTGCTCTTGGAACTGCGACCGCGATCGAAACATCCATTTTCGATTACATAA
- a CDS encoding 2-C-methyl-D-erythritol 4-phosphate cytidylyltransferase, with protein sequence MKIAIIIPAAGIGTRMKKNCPKQYLDIAGKPLICHTLERFRSFHQVVIVVAPERVDSFQTDILQHYDFPQWSVIEGGEKRQDSVRNGLNALSSDTEIVVVHDGVRPFVTHELIEQCISKAAEVGAAIVAVPVNDTIKHVDEIKNILQTIERAQLWRAQTPQTARYSLLKKAFDAAYRDNFYGTDEASLIERIGEKVAIVPGSERNIKITTPEDLRLAEFWLSQR encoded by the coding sequence ATGAAGATAGCGATTATCATTCCCGCCGCGGGTATTGGCACCCGGATGAAAAAAAACTGTCCCAAGCAGTATTTGGACATTGCTGGTAAACCCTTAATTTGTCATACCCTGGAGCGCTTTCGCTCATTCCACCAGGTGGTGATTGTGGTTGCACCTGAAAGAGTCGATTCATTTCAAACAGATATTTTGCAGCACTACGATTTTCCTCAGTGGAGTGTGATCGAAGGGGGAGAGAAGCGACAAGATTCTGTACGAAATGGTTTGAACGCTCTTTCATCTGATACTGAAATCGTTGTTGTCCACGATGGAGTGAGACCTTTTGTAACGCATGAGTTGATTGAACAATGCATTTCGAAGGCTGCTGAGGTCGGTGCAGCTATTGTTGCTGTCCCGGTCAATGATACGATTAAGCACGTCGATGAAATAAAAAATATTTTACAGACAATAGAAAGAGCGCAGCTCTGGCGAGCGCAAACACCGCAGACTGCACGATATTCACTTTTGAAAAAAGCGTTTGATGCAGCATATCGCGACAATTTTTATGGAACTGATGAAGCAAGTCTGATTGAACGTATCGGAGAGAAAGTGGCAATTGTTCCAGGAAGTGAAAGAAACATTAAGATCACAACACCTGAGGATTTACGTTTAGCTGAGTTTTGGTTGAGTCAACGATGA
- a CDS encoding excinuclease ABC subunit B, with protein MSLFKLTTSFTPKGDQPEAIAKLTQGVREGKKHQTLMGVTGSGKTFTIAHVIANIEKPTLVMAPNKTLAAQLYAEFKELFPENAVEYFVSYYDYYQPEAYMPAQDLFIEKDSAINERIDKLRHSATHSLLTRRDVIIVASVSCIYGLGSAESYKGMHIELKKGAALERQKFLHELVDIQYQRNDYDFHRGTFRVRGDVVEVFPAYEDARALRFEFFGDDLERIVEIDALTGQVQRDMEKIDVYPGSHFVTEEERRKTAVVNIKLELEARLKELHELNKPLERARIEQRTKFDLEMIEEMGFCKGIENYSRHLTGRKEGEAPPTLIEYFPRDFLLVIDESHVTVPQIGGMYHGDRSRKTTLVEYGFRLPSALDNRPLRFDEFEKLVEQVVYVSATPADYELKNSHGEVVEQVIRPTGLMDPEIEVRPTKGQVDNLIGEIQKETSVGRRVLVTTLTKRMAEDLSEHFREKGIRVRYLHSDIESFERMEILRSLRLGEFDVLVGINLLREGLDLPEVALVAILDADREGFLRSTRSLIQTFGRAARNVHGRAILYADVMTASMKRAIDETDRRRQKQGAYNLQHGLTPQSIQKEISNVMHSIYELDYVTPPLEEEEIPLEKLDKEIASLKRQMMKYAKKLEFEEAANIRDRLLRLEKKIVGG; from the coding sequence ATGTCTCTTTTTAAACTTACCACAAGCTTCACTCCTAAAGGCGATCAGCCGGAAGCCATTGCCAAGCTTACGCAAGGGGTTCGCGAAGGAAAAAAACATCAGACACTCATGGGGGTGACTGGTTCGGGAAAAACATTTACGATTGCGCACGTGATCGCTAACATCGAGAAGCCTACACTGGTGATGGCGCCCAATAAAACGCTCGCGGCACAACTCTATGCTGAGTTCAAAGAGCTCTTTCCTGAAAATGCGGTCGAATATTTTGTCAGTTACTACGATTATTATCAGCCCGAAGCGTATATGCCTGCGCAAGATCTGTTTATCGAAAAAGATTCCGCCATCAATGAACGTATTGATAAGTTGCGCCATTCGGCAACCCATTCACTCCTCACCCGTCGCGATGTGATTATTGTGGCGAGTGTCTCCTGTATTTATGGATTAGGTTCTGCAGAATCTTATAAGGGTATGCACATTGAATTGAAGAAGGGCGCAGCCCTCGAGCGGCAAAAGTTTTTGCATGAGTTAGTCGATATTCAATACCAACGAAACGATTATGATTTTCATCGTGGAACGTTTCGCGTTCGCGGTGATGTGGTGGAAGTTTTTCCGGCGTATGAAGATGCGCGCGCGCTTCGATTTGAATTTTTTGGGGATGATCTCGAAAGAATCGTGGAAATCGATGCGCTTACGGGTCAAGTACAACGTGATATGGAGAAGATTGATGTTTATCCCGGAAGCCATTTTGTGACGGAAGAAGAACGCAGAAAAACAGCGGTGGTCAATATCAAACTCGAACTTGAAGCGCGACTCAAAGAATTACATGAGCTGAACAAACCTCTTGAAAGAGCGCGCATCGAGCAGCGAACAAAATTTGATCTCGAGATGATTGAAGAGATGGGTTTTTGTAAGGGGATTGAAAATTATTCACGGCATCTGACGGGACGTAAAGAGGGCGAAGCTCCTCCAACACTGATTGAATATTTTCCGCGCGATTTTTTGCTGGTCATCGATGAGAGTCATGTCACCGTGCCGCAGATCGGCGGAATGTATCATGGCGACCGATCGCGGAAGACAACGCTTGTGGAATACGGTTTTCGTCTCCCATCAGCGCTCGACAATCGTCCCCTTCGCTTCGATGAATTTGAAAAACTTGTGGAGCAAGTTGTCTATGTTTCTGCAACGCCTGCGGATTATGAATTAAAAAATTCACACGGTGAAGTGGTCGAACAAGTGATTCGTCCCACCGGACTGATGGATCCTGAAATTGAAGTTCGTCCGACCAAAGGCCAAGTCGACAATCTGATCGGAGAAATTCAGAAAGAGACAAGTGTAGGGCGGCGGGTGTTAGTGACGACGCTTACCAAACGGATGGCAGAAGATCTTTCAGAACATTTTCGCGAAAAAGGAATTCGTGTTCGTTATCTTCATTCTGATATCGAATCCTTTGAGCGTATGGAGATTTTGCGGAGCCTTCGACTGGGTGAGTTTGATGTTTTGGTTGGTATCAACTTATTACGCGAAGGGCTTGATCTTCCTGAAGTGGCGCTGGTTGCCATTCTTGATGCAGATCGCGAAGGGTTTTTGCGTTCGACACGCTCGCTCATACAAACGTTTGGTCGTGCAGCACGAAATGTCCATGGCCGAGCGATTCTTTATGCCGATGTTATGACCGCTTCGATGAAACGAGCGATCGATGAGACGGATCGGCGCCGTCAAAAGCAGGGAGCGTATAATCTTCAGCATGGCCTCACCCCTCAATCGATTCAAAAAGAGATTAGTAATGTGATGCATTCCATTTATGAGCTTGATTACGTCACTCCTCCTCTTGAAGAAGAAGAGATTCCTCTTGAGAAACTCGATAAGGAAATCGCATCCCTCAAGCGGCAAATGATGAAATATGCAAAAAAACTCGAATTCGAAGAAGCGGCCAATATCCGCGATCGCCTTCTCCGCCTTGAGAAAAAAATCGTCGGAGGCTAG